Genomic segment of Pseudomonadota bacterium:
ACGAATTTGTGAATAGCTTTTAGCTGATAAGCAATTAGCGATACAGCTCACATGGTGAGCGAGAGGGGAAGACTCCAAGTGAACCGTTCAATCTGTTCAAGTAGTTCAAGCGGTTTGAACATTTAAGAAAGGAGGAGGCGACCCCACTACGGGGACAGGCGCAAGCCCCGGTAATAGAGGGTTTTGGCTAACAGCTATGAGCTAACAACTATGAGTATTAGTTCAGTACCGAAGGCTTTGCCTTTGATGTGAGGGCCTTTATAGCATCTTTGAGGCCATCGAGGGTAAGCTCGAACATGGGGAAAACCTTGCCAACAGTGTCAACCGTGTAATGGCCCCAGAAATTCTTATGCGTGGGATTCAACCATACCGAGTGAGGGAAATGCTGTTTTATTTTCATGAGCCATTCAATACTTGGTTTATCGTTTGTGGAGAAATAATCAATACAGCCGTTTACATCAAACAATTCTGAGTAGGCCATTCGCGCATCTCCTACAAGTACCACTTTGTATCCTTTGTGGAATTGTGAAAAAAGCTTTTCCGTGGGTATGCGTTTATAGTTCGCAATATCTTCATAGATATCCTGATAAATGCAGTTATGGAAGAAAAAGTATTTAAATTCTTTGAAGTGTTCCATTTGTGATGCAGCAGAAAAAAGTCTTTCACATAGTTCCGTATAAGGAAGCATTGAGCCGCCGGTGTCCATAAGGAGGATAATCCGTACCGTATTTTCCCTGGACCTGTTAAAAACAAGCTCTATCTCGCCGCCCTCTTTTGCAGTTTTATCGATGGTTTCATCGATATCCAATTCTTCCTGTGCGCCTTCCCTCTTGAGTTCTCTCAGTTTTTTCAGGGCCATCTTTGTCTGTCTCACATCGAGGATGATATCGTTCCTGTAATTCCTGAACCTCCTCTCTTCGGCTACCTTGGCAGCGGATTGCATCCATGACTCGCCGCCCACCCTGATGCCGCCGGGATGGTGTCCATAAGCGCCAAATGGCGATGTGCCCCCTGTGCCGATCCATTTTCCCCCGCCATCATGCCTTTCTTTCTGTTCCTTGAGCCTTTCCATGAACTGTTTCATCAACTCATCCATGTTATGTTCTTTTCTGAATTCTTCAAGTCTCTGCTGGAATTCTGCTATTTCCTCGGGTGTCATTTTGGGGAGTTTGTGGAGAGGGTTTTCAAGCCAGTCGAGGACCTTGTCGAGCTCAGGGCCTTCTGTTTTTATACCGCCGAAGTATTCCTGAAAGGCCTGATCAAACATATCGTAATAAGCTTCACTCTTTACAAGAAACGCCCTCCCCACATAATAAAGGTGGTTCAGGC
This window contains:
- a CDS encoding VWA domain-containing protein → MFTDFFYLLRKKGVPVTVTEWVSFIEALYNGYFQSSLNHLYYVGRAFLVKSEAYYDMFDQAFQEYFGGIKTEGPELDKVLDWLENPLHKLPKMTPEEIAEFQQRLEEFRKEHNMDELMKQFMERLKEQKERHDGGGKWIGTGGTSPFGAYGHHPGGIRVGGESWMQSAAKVAEERRFRNYRNDIILDVRQTKMALKKLRELKREGAQEELDIDETIDKTAKEGGEIELVFNRSRENTVRIILLMDTGGSMLPYTELCERLFSAASQMEHFKEFKYFFFHNCIYQDIYEDIANYKRIPTEKLFSQFHKGYKVVLVGDARMAYSELFDVNGCIDYFSTNDKPSIEWLMKIKQHFPHSVWLNPTHKNFWGHYTVDTVGKVFPMFELTLDGLKDAIKALTSKAKPSVLN